From Trichoderma atroviride chromosome 1, complete sequence, one genomic window encodes:
- a CDS encoding uncharacterized protein (CAZy:GT2_Glycos_transf) has translation MSPTSSSRPTPPHVVLKPRSGKLGLGTAYVHGLQFVTGNFVIIMDADFSHHPKFIPQMIAVQQQGRYDIVTGTRYAGNGGVFGWDLKRKFVSRGANLFADTVLRPGVSDLTGSFRLYKKSVLEKVISSTESKGYTFQMEMMVRAKAMGCTVAEVPISFVDRVYGESKLGGDEIVEYAKGVFSLWLKV, from the coding sequence ATGTCGCCAACCAGCTCGTCAAGGCCTACGCCCCCCCACGTCGTCCTCAAGCCTCGCTCCGGCAAGCTGGGCCTCGGAACGGCCTACGTCCACGGCCTGCAGTTTGTCACCGGCAacttcgtcatcatcatggacGCCGACTTCAGCCACCACCCAAAGTTCATCCCCCAGATGATTGCCGTGCAGCAACAGGGCCGCTACGACATCGTCACCGGCACCCGCTACGCTGGCAACGGCGGCGTCTTTGGCTGGGACCTGAAGCGCAAGTTTGTCAGCCGCGGCGCCAACCTGTTTGCCGATACCGTGCTGCGACCGGGCGTCAGCGACCTGACGGGCAGCTTCCGCCTGTACAAGAAGAGCGTTCTGGAAAAGGTCATTTCGAGCACGGAGAGCAAGGGATATACGTtccagatggagatgatggttCGCGCCAAGGCTATGGGATGCACCGTTGCCGAGGTGCCCATTTCTTTCGTGGACCGAGTGTACGGAGAGAGCAAGCTGGGCGGTGATGAAATTGTTGAGTACGCCAAGGGAGTGTTTTCTCTATGGCTAAAGGTCTAA